A genomic segment from Acipenser ruthenus chromosome 5, fAciRut3.2 maternal haplotype, whole genome shotgun sequence encodes:
- the LOC131737092 gene encoding uncharacterized protein LOC131737092: MDRDALAELLQALESRRDAEERRREERYTALIERVGLAVAAVTTPTTTPVMSPPKARAMKMSAEDDPEAYLVAFERLATAAAWPREFWASQLGPCLIGEAQAAYQAMSDQHATEYDLVKQAILRRLNITTETHRARFREYRRAPETRPRVVAERLCDHMVHWLTPGKKTVQQMGEAIVVEQFCHVVGAETQAWIRRHNPDTLEEVVKLAEDFEDSLTSARIGILSAPALRSSRALSPSPPTSSPPPPSFQGPRPPRAPTPLGPLASPPWRSRLAPSWGRGAAPAPLPYQQRDRFLTHAPSVPPICFRCHQPGHLARSCPAAMECDVAACNWAPETDS; this comes from the coding sequence aTGGACCGCgacgcgctggcggagctgctgcaggcactggagagcagacgggacgcagaggagagaaggagggaggagcgctatacagcgctcattgaacgggtaggactgGCCGTGGCTGCGGTAACGACCCCGACTACAACACCGGTGATGTCGCCCCCAaaggcacgggcgatgaagatgtcggcggaggatgacccggaggcgtacttggtggcattcgagcggctggctaccgcggcggcttggccgcgggagttctgggccagccaattgggaccctgcctgattggggaggctcaggcagcttaccaggccaTGAGTGACCagcacgccaccgagtatgacctggtcaagcaggctatcctccgccgactcaacattactaccgagacccaccgggcgcggtttcgggagtaccggagagccccggagacacgccccagggtggttgcggagaggttgtgcgaccacatggtgcattggctgacccccgggaagaagaccgtccagcagatgggggaagccattgtggtagaacagttctgccatgtggtcggcgccgaaacccaggcgtggatacggcgccacaaccccgacaccctggaggaggtggtcaaattggccgaagattttgaggactccctgacctctgcccggatcgggatcctgtccgcccctgcccttcggagcagccgcgctctctctccctctcctccaacatcatcgccaccacccccctcgttccagggacccagacctcccagagcaccgaccccattgggcccccttgcctcccccccatggagatcaaggttggcccccagctggggtagaggtgctgcccctgccccgttgccataccagcagcgggacagatttctaacccatgccccctctgtccctcctatctgttttaggtgccaccagccgggacatctggccaggtcatgccccgctgccatggagtgtgacgtggccgcgtgcaattgggcacctgagactg